The DNA region GATTTTGCACGAATTGCCCGGTTTCCCTTTCAATGAATTCCTCTATTTGCTCCTCAACCGGTTGCTTTTCAACCGGCATGGATTTGCCGGGATTCTCCGCTGGTTGCAACAAATATGACGGAAGATGATCGGCCTTTAATAGCTTGCATTCGTGAATGGCATGCGTCTGATTGAGCACATTGAGAAGCTGTCTTACGTTCCCGGGCCAATCATACATTTTCAACATCTCCGCGGCTTCCGAATCAAGCCGGCATTCGCCGCCGTATTTTTTGTCAAGATAGGACTGCGCGATCAGCGGAATATCTTCGGGCCTTTCCCGCAAAGGCGGAATCGACAATTTCACTCCCTCCAACCGGTATAAAAGATCGGCGCGAAATTGTTTATTTTCGACCTCGGTTTCCAGATTCCGATTCGTTGCCGATATGAACCGCACATTGCTCCTTTGGATCTGTTCACTGCCTATCCTCATGAATTCTCCCGTTTCCAACACCCGCAGCAATTTCACCTGAATGGAAGGCGGCGCCTCTCCGACCTCGTCCATGAACAAAGTACCGTTGTTCGCCAGTTCGAAATATCCCTTTCTGGACTTGATCGCTCCGGAGAACGCCCCTTTCTCATGACCAAACAGCTCGCTCTCCAACAGGGATTCCGGCACCGCTCCGCAATTGATTCCGACGAACGGATACTGGACTCTTAGACTGGAGCCGTGAATGAAGCGGGCCAACAATTCCTTGCCGGTTCCCGTTTCACCCTCAATCAGGATATTAATCGCTTTCCCGGCCAGCTTTTCCGCTACAGCAATCACTTTCTGCAGCGGGCTCGAAGGCGAATAAACAATTCCGTATTCGGCAGCTTGCCTATTCAGTTTTTCCGCGTTTCCAGATGAATTCCGCAATACCGATTGAATGATATTTTCAAGACTCTCCAAATCGTCAAACGGCTTTTCCAAATAGTCTCTCGCACCCGCTTGTATCGCCGAAACGGCCGATTTGACGGTGCTGTATCCGGTCATAATCAGCACCTCGCACTCCGGATGCCTGGTTTTTATCTTGCCCAACAAATCCAACCCGTTGGCATCGGGCAGCTTCAAATCCACTAGTGCCAGGTGAAACGGAGACGGGTGCCGTTGCAGGAGCTGATCGACCTCCTTACCTGAATTTGCGATCGTCACGTCACAATTTTTATCTTCGAAAAAATATCGAAAAAACGAGGTCACCTCAGCTTCATCGTCAATTAAGAGCACTCTTCTCATTTTCATCCGTTCTTCATTCAATTTCATCCACTCCTTCATGGTCATGGATCGGCAGCAAAAAGGAAAATCGCGTGTACTCGCCCGGTCTGCTGTCCACCAGGAGCTTTCCTCCATGGGACTCGGCAATGCCCAAACTCACAGAGAAGCCCAGACCGGTTCCCTTCATGTTCTCCTTTGTCGTAAAAAAAGGATTGAATATTTGAGATACATGATCTTCTTCAATTCCAACCCCGTTGTCGCTTACAAAGATGGACACAAATTGCCGTTCTTCCAGAACGGCGAGGCACGTCCCCACGATCACTTCCGGATCGTTTCTGCCTTGAACGGCGTCTCTCGCATTGAGCAGCAGGTTGATCAACACCTGTTCGATTTGATTGCGGCTTCCTCTGACAGGGGGCAATGATGGATCGATCCGCTTCTGTATGGAAATGCCGGAAACAGCCAGTTGATATCCCACCAGCCCCAACACGTCTTCTATCAAGCCCGCGAGCTGCATCGTTTCCAATTGATATTCTTCCTGCCTTGAGAATGTCAACAGGTTTTGTATGATTTTTTTGCTGCGCAAGCCGCATTGATAAATGTCCTCCAGCATTCTGCCCGGGCGACCGTGTTTCATGTCCCTCATCAGAAGCTGGACATTTCCCAGAATCGCGGTCAGAGGGCTGTTCAATTCATGGGCGATCCCCGCGGCCATTTCGCCCAAAGCGGCCATTTTCGCGGACTGGATCAACTGCGCTTCAATCTTGACTTTCTCGCTTACATCTTTGAACAAGAGAATATTTTCGATGGAGATTCGCACATGTTCCCCCATAAGCCTGTAAAGCTCAAGCTCCTCCTGGAGATATTCGATTTTCTCCCGATTCAATAGCGTAAGAAATCCATAGATGTTTCCGGCTTTATATTGCAAACAAACGGACGTGCCGTAATAATTCGGTATTTCTTTTCCAAGCAGTTTATCGAATTCCTCGACCGATATGGCCGCGTTCGTCAAAATTCTCCTTTTGACCAAGCGGCAGGACCAGTTCCCGGCTTCCGGCTCCGAAATATAAAACAACAGATCGGAATGGTCGATCAGCGTCAAGACGAAACGGCCGAAAGAAAGAATTTGCGATAATTGGGCCGCCAAATAACCGCTGACTTCCTCCCAAGATTTGTCCACTTGGAGGCGAGTTAACCGATTAATAACTTCCAACTGTTTGTTTTTTTTCTTCATTTCTTCAACGATGACGCTTAATTCGCTGTAGTAACTTTTCCGCGAAGATTGGATGCCTGTCAGCTTGTCGATCAACTCTTGTTTTCCATGCATCAGAAGCCGCCCCCCAGAGCCCGGCGGAACAACAGCTTCACATCCGCCGCCTTCATATCCCGCGGGTTTGTGGTCATGCAGGCATCTTGAACCGCATTAAGGCTCATGAAATCAATCTGGTCTTCTTTCAGGTTCAAATTGCGCAAAGAATCGGGGATATCGAGATCGCCGGCCAATTCTTTGACGGCTTTGATCGCCTTACCGGCAGCCCCGGTCAGGCTGAGAATGTCCACGTTCTCGCCAAAAGCCGCGGAGATGTTTTTGAATTTTTCGGGACAAGAGATCAAATTATATTCCAACACATAGGGCAGCAAAATTGAGTTCATCTCCCCATGCGGCAAATCCAGTAAACCGCCCAACTGGTGCGACATGGCATGAACCGCTCCCAATATCGCGTTGGAGAATGCGATTCCAGCCTGGAGGCTGGCCATCGCCATCGCTTCTTTCGCTTCACGATTGTGCCGGCTTGCCACGGAAGGCCTAAGGTATTCGGCAATCAAGCGAATCGCTTGCAAGGAATAGCCTTCCGTCATCGGGGTAGCCGCCAGAGAGATATAAGATTCAATGGCATGCGTTAAAACATCCATACCGGTATGGGCCGTCAAACGCGCATCTTTCGTCATCAACGTCAGCGGATCAATGATGGCGATATCGGGAATTAATGACTTGGACACGATCGTCATTTTCACCTTGCGGGTTGAATTGCCGATAATGGCAAATTGGGAAACCTCCGAACCCGACCCCGCGGTGGTCGGCGCCATCACCATCGGCGGAAGCGGACTGGTTACGAGATCGACCCCTTCATATTGCCGAATCGTCCCGCCATTGGTCGCCAGCAAGGCAACTGATTTGGCAGCGTCAATCGCGCTGCCTCCTCCGATCCCGACAACCGAATTGCAACCGCTTTCAATATAAGCGTGCACACCTTTTTCCACTTCATAATCTTTCGGGTTGGGAGTGGGTTCCGTCCATAAGCAATAGTCAAGTTTGCAGTCCTTCAAATATTGGACAGCCCGTTCCACCCAACCGGAATTCAGAACGCCCTCATCGGAGACGACAAACACCTTTTTCGCCCCCAAGCGAAGCAGGCTTTCTCCAATTTGACTTAGAGAATTCGTGCCAAAAATTATTTCGGGAGTCATGAATTTGAAAATCCCCATGGGTATCCCTCCTTTACTAAACATTGTACTTTTTTATTTTACTTTTGGGTGAATATTTTAAAAAATGCCGCAAAAATGT from Ferviditalea candida includes:
- a CDS encoding sensor histidine kinase encodes the protein MHGKQELIDKLTGIQSSRKSYYSELSVIVEEMKKKNKQLEVINRLTRLQVDKSWEEVSGYLAAQLSQILSFGRFVLTLIDHSDLLFYISEPEAGNWSCRLVKRRILTNAAISVEEFDKLLGKEIPNYYGTSVCLQYKAGNIYGFLTLLNREKIEYLQEELELYRLMGEHVRISIENILLFKDVSEKVKIEAQLIQSAKMAALGEMAAGIAHELNSPLTAILGNVQLLMRDMKHGRPGRMLEDIYQCGLRSKKIIQNLLTFSRQEEYQLETMQLAGLIEDVLGLVGYQLAVSGISIQKRIDPSLPPVRGSRNQIEQVLINLLLNARDAVQGRNDPEVIVGTCLAVLEERQFVSIFVSDNGVGIEEDHVSQIFNPFFTTKENMKGTGLGFSVSLGIAESHGGKLLVDSRPGEYTRFSFLLPIHDHEGVDEIE
- a CDS encoding iron-containing alcohol dehydrogenase, with amino-acid sequence MGIFKFMTPEIIFGTNSLSQIGESLLRLGAKKVFVVSDEGVLNSGWVERAVQYLKDCKLDYCLWTEPTPNPKDYEVEKGVHAYIESGCNSVVGIGGGSAIDAAKSVALLATNGGTIRQYEGVDLVTSPLPPMVMAPTTAGSGSEVSQFAIIGNSTRKVKMTIVSKSLIPDIAIIDPLTLMTKDARLTAHTGMDVLTHAIESYISLAATPMTEGYSLQAIRLIAEYLRPSVASRHNREAKEAMAMASLQAGIAFSNAILGAVHAMSHQLGGLLDLPHGEMNSILLPYVLEYNLISCPEKFKNISAAFGENVDILSLTGAAGKAIKAVKELAGDLDIPDSLRNLNLKEDQIDFMSLNAVQDACMTTNPRDMKAADVKLLFRRALGGGF
- a CDS encoding sigma-54-dependent transcriptional regulator; the protein is MNEERMKMRRVLLIDDEAEVTSFFRYFFEDKNCDVTIANSGKEVDQLLQRHPSPFHLALVDLKLPDANGLDLLGKIKTRHPECEVLIMTGYSTVKSAVSAIQAGARDYLEKPFDDLESLENIIQSVLRNSSGNAEKLNRQAAEYGIVYSPSSPLQKVIAVAEKLAGKAINILIEGETGTGKELLARFIHGSSLRVQYPFVGINCGAVPESLLESELFGHEKGAFSGAIKSRKGYFELANNGTLFMDEVGEAPPSIQVKLLRVLETGEFMRIGSEQIQRSNVRFISATNRNLETEVENKQFRADLLYRLEGVKLSIPPLRERPEDIPLIAQSYLDKKYGGECRLDSEAAEMLKMYDWPGNVRQLLNVLNQTHAIHECKLLKADHLPSYLLQPAENPGKSMPVEKQPVEEQIEEFIERETGQFVQNLVDRLSQAERIDLNKVMERVRKMDAEIGKRVIEKKLSGTKRSRQLLSEELNISLRTLRYILNEK